One genomic segment of Vespa crabro chromosome 3, iyVesCrab1.2, whole genome shotgun sequence includes these proteins:
- the LOC124422742 gene encoding MATH and LRR domain-containing protein PFE0570w isoform X1: METLRNDTVHVSTSIASNHAQIDIQNTDELSKQKEEELLYRTGEDGDEEEALSDDSLRLRLSDDEAEVEEVTLTCINPNQSDKETENMDEKNEEECNKKSDNEIDNDKEDNINIENKEIKILKSNYKKTNNIILISKDNDKLISEECNNESVNNSSKTKNKNEKTTKTKNCNLIKKNCDDSKLADDLNNSKNLNNSICKENDKSSLKEKNEDKECSQLKLEDQNEEVDIKQNDQCYDGKQNLRLIKNDKELNSNYNMTVSNSKNDNSTIDEHSEDKQKINTSTTILNQCQENSQHAISNLNNDNSKTVQNCLIIDQKVNNSKCGKKVLDDEINSCQSPNLSDNHSLKKQTGKLNSSKIISDNNNTRNINQSTSEAINVDSDINELLISNDESSSIVSRATSLESTGDTKNVNDESEKRNLEIPKPRRRRRSKKLAALLARDNVQENRQGIEGRQKRRTAKNAEEIIRKKFLVQDSDVESSDNSDKFVTVNHKANQHMESLSPSLKRNCSDMDVTINGNNKRLRSSELEDVTIKDDHRDDIKSLNYIHKFFRRDLKEKLPKLKQEELEELLIQKIVETITMRGEIGRLREQARISEKNQEATRTRCQLLAKQIKDFEMVLSRNAADRRANNDKPTAPIKINRSVGLQVNFITEHGIQSLRQLHQSPTLKSVNISTTINSVVNETNNNALNQRKGIKVRSPRKLETPIVAQPVTISHNVVQPPPLISTVTPTALVVSKNVEPQHSVNLQNQPNNIQQLLPNQQQTVVLNGKVPLQTNRQSTTINVSKTKTNDLIDLTDEEEKNKSTVSITSVSTSTDPGVNVKQKTPQPCFPRVIQTIPANVAITTQPANIRVVHTASHPTPTALVNNMNAPRLAYVMQSGVGAGRQLLITSNSNQIRPVNSGNRPPFTTLAYKNGISTNANGTVRVITTSAGPNVQLKKHPAPLPDSPHYAINPVSKLPPPAPSLKISKVANGIVLSWNMTLSEKYADIVSYQLYAYQEVAGVPPSTGLWKKVGDVRALPLPMACTLTQFSEGNNYYFAVRAVDTHSRKGQYSAPGNISL, encoded by the exons ATGGAGACATTAAGGAATGATACAGTGCATGTTTCCACGTCCATTGCATCTAATCATGCACAAATCGATATACAAAATACTGATGAAttatcaaaacaaaaagaagaagaactttTATACAGAACAGGTGAAGAtggagatgaagaagaagccTTGTCAGATGATAGTTTGCGTTTACGATTATCTGATGATGAGGCCGAAGTAGAAGAAGTTACCTTAACATGTATAAATCCTAATCAAAGTgataaagaaacagaaaatatgG atgagaaaaatgaagaagaatgtaataaaaaatctgataatgaaatagataatgataaagaggataatataaacatagaaaataaagagataaagattttaaaatctaattacaaaaaaacaaataatataattttaatcagtaaggataatgataaattaatcaGTGAAGAATGTAATAATGAATCGGTTAATAATTcttcgaaaacaaaaaataaaaatgaaaaaacaacaaaaacgaaaaattgtaatttgattaaaaaaaattgtgatgATAGTAAATTAGCTGATGATCTAAATAATTCtaagaatttaaataattcgatttgtaaagaaaatgataaatcttccttaaaagaaaaaaatgaagataaagagTGCAGTCAATTAAAGTTAGAGGATCAGAATGAAGAAGtagatattaaacaaaatgatCAATGTTATGATGGAAAACAGAATTTAAGACtaattaaaaatgacaaaGAATTAAACAGCAATTATAATATGACTGTTTCTAAtagtaagaatgataattcTACGATTGATGAACATTCTGAGGATAAACAGAAAATTAATACAAGCACTACTATACTAAATCAATGTCAGGAAAATAGCCAACATGCAATATCAAatcttaataatgataatagtaaaactGTACAAAACTGTCTTATAATCGAtcaaaaagttaataatagtaaatgtgGTAAAAAGGTTTTAGACGATGAAATCAATTCATGTCAATCTCCAAATTTGTCTGATAATCATTCTTTAAAAAAGCAAACTGGAAAGTTGAATtcatcaaaaattatttctgataacaataatacacgtaatattaatcaatcaaCATCAGAAGCTATTAATGTGGACAGTGACATTAACGaacttttaatttctaatgatGAAAGTTCGTCAATAGTAAGTAGAGCTACGTCATTAGAGTCCACTGGCGATacaaaaaatgtaaatgatgaaagtgaaaaaagaaatttagaaATTCCAAAACCACGCAGAAGAAGACGATCAAAAAAATTGGCTGCTTTATTAGCACGAGATAATGTTCAAGAAAATAGGCAAG gAATAGAAGGGCGACAGAAACGAAGAACAGCAAAAAATGCAGAAGAAATCATAAGGAAAAAGTTCTTAGTACAGGATAGTGATGTAGAATCTAGTGATAATTCTGATAAATTTGTAACTGTAAATCATAAAGCTAATCAACACATGgaatctctttctccttcattAAAACGAAATTGTTCTGATATGGACGTAActattaatggtaataacaaaagGCTCAGAAGTTCAGAGCTCGAAGATGTTACGATAAAAGATGATCACAGGGATGATATTAAAAgtcttaattatatacataagtttTTCAGAAGAGatctcaaagaaaaattacctaaattaaaacaagaa GAACTGGAGGAACTTTTAATACAGAAAATTGTAGAGACTATAACAATGCGTGGTGAAATTGGAAGATTGAGAGAGCAAGCACGAATATCTGAAAAAAATCAGGAAGCAACGCGTACTAGGTGTCAACTATTAGCAAAACAAATTAAGGATTTTGAAATGGTTTTAAGTCGTAATGCGGCAGATCGACGGGCAAATAATGATAAACCAACTGCACCGATAAAGATTAATCGGTCTGTTGGATTAcaagttaattttattacg gaACATGGAATACAAAGTTTAAGACAGTTACATCAAAGTCCTACATTAAAATCTGTAAATATATCCACTACAATTAATTCTGTAGTTAATGAAACGAACAATAATGCACTAAatcaaagaaaaggaataaaagtaaGATCTCCCAGGAAACTTGAGACACCTATAGTTGCTCAACCTGTTACTATATCGCACAATGTAGTGCAGCCTCCACCATTAATTTCTACTGTGACTCCAACTGCTTTGGTTGTGTCTAAGAATGTTGAACCTCAACACTCTGTAAATTTGCAAAATCAACCCAATAATATTCAACAATTATTACCAAAT CAACAACAAACAGTTGTACTAAATGGAAAAGTTCCACTTCAAACAAATCGACAAAGTACAACGATTAATGTTTCTAAAACGAAGACTAATGATCTCATTGATTTAacagatgaagaagaaaaaaataaat CTACAGTAAGTATAACAAGCGTGAGCACAAGCACAGATCCAGGAGTAAACGTTAAACAGAAAACACCGCAACCCTGTTTTCCTAGAGTAATTCAAACAATTCCTGCAAATGTAGCTATAACGACTCAACCTGCTAACATCAGAGTGGTGCATACAGCGAGTCATCCAACACCAACTGCTTTAGTA aaTAATATGAACGCACCTAGATTAGCATATGTAATGCAAAGTGGAGTTGGTGCAGGAAGACAGCTATTAATAACATCAAATTCTAATCAG ATACGACCTGTAAATTCAGGTAATAGGCCACCATTTACAACTCTTGCATATAAAAATG gCATTTCAACAAATGCAAATGGTACTGTACGTGTAATAACAACATCTGCTGGTCCAAATGTACAACTAAAAAAA cATCCAGCACCTCTTCCAGACTCTCCTCATTATGCCATTAATCCTGTATCAAAACTGCCTCCGCCAGCtccttcattaaaaatatccaAAGTTGCAAATG GTATAGTGTTATCGTGGAATATGACACTTTCGGAAAAATACGCCGATATAGTTAGTTACCAATTATATGCTTATCAAGAAGTCGCAGGTGTACCTCCAAGCACAGGTCTTTGGAAAAAAGTTGGCGATGTTCGAGCTCTACCACTGCCTATGGCTTGTACTCTTACTCag tTTTCAGAAGGTAACAATTATTACTTTGCAGTCAGAGCAGTCGATACACATTCCAGGAAAGGACAGTATAGTGCACCTGGCaatatttctttgtaa
- the LOC124422742 gene encoding MATH and LRR domain-containing protein PFE0570w isoform X2 translates to METLRNDTVHVSTSIASNHAQIDIQNTDELSKQKEEELLYRTGEDGDEEEALSDDSLRLRLSDDEAEVEEVTLTCINPNQSDKETENMDEKNEEECNKKSDNEIDNDKEDNINIENKEIKILKSNYKKTNNIILISKDNDKLISEECNNESVNNSSKTKNKNEKTTKTKNCNLIKKNCDDSKLADDLNNSKNLNNSICKENDKSSLKEKNEDKECSQLKLEDQNEEVDIKQNDQCYDGKQNLRLIKNDKELNSNYNMTVSNSKNDNSTIDEHSEDKQKINTSTTILNQCQENSQHAISNLNNDNSKTVQNCLIIDQKVNNSKCGKKVLDDEINSCQSPNLSDNHSLKKQTGKLNSSKIISDNNNTRNINQSTSEAINVDSDINELLISNDESSSIVSRATSLESTGDTKNVNDESEKRNLEIPKPRRRRRSKKLAALLARDNVQENRQGIEGRQKRRTAKNAEEIIRKKFLVQDSDVESSDNSDKFVTVNHKANQHMESLSPSLKRNCSDMDVTINGNNKRLRSSELEDVTIKDDHRDDIKSLNYIHKFFRRDLKEKLPKLKQEELEELLIQKIVETITMRGEIGRLREQARISEKNQEATRTRCQLLAKQIKDFEMVLSRNAADRRANNDKPTAPIKINRSVGLQVNFITEHGIQSLRQLHQSPTLKSVNISTTINSVVNETNNNALNQRKGIKVRSPRKLETPIVAQPVTISHNVVQPPPLISTVTPTALVVSKNVEPQHSVNLQNQPNNIQQLLPNQQQTVVLNGKVPLQTNRQSTTINVSKTKTNDLIDLTDEEEKNKSTVSITSVSTSTDPGVNVKQKTPQPCFPRVIQTIPANVAITTQPANIRVVHTASHPTPTALVNNMNAPRLAYVMQSGVGAGRQLLITSNSNQIRPVNSGNRPPFTTLAYKNGISTNANGTVRVITTSAGPNVQLKKHPAPLPDSPHYAINPVSKLPPPAPSLKISKVANGIVLSWNMTLSEKYADIVSYQLYAYQEVAGVPPSTGLWKKVGDVRALPLPMACTLTQKVTIITLQSEQSIHIPGKDSIVHLAIFLCKI, encoded by the exons ATGGAGACATTAAGGAATGATACAGTGCATGTTTCCACGTCCATTGCATCTAATCATGCACAAATCGATATACAAAATACTGATGAAttatcaaaacaaaaagaagaagaactttTATACAGAACAGGTGAAGAtggagatgaagaagaagccTTGTCAGATGATAGTTTGCGTTTACGATTATCTGATGATGAGGCCGAAGTAGAAGAAGTTACCTTAACATGTATAAATCCTAATCAAAGTgataaagaaacagaaaatatgG atgagaaaaatgaagaagaatgtaataaaaaatctgataatgaaatagataatgataaagaggataatataaacatagaaaataaagagataaagattttaaaatctaattacaaaaaaacaaataatataattttaatcagtaaggataatgataaattaatcaGTGAAGAATGTAATAATGAATCGGTTAATAATTcttcgaaaacaaaaaataaaaatgaaaaaacaacaaaaacgaaaaattgtaatttgattaaaaaaaattgtgatgATAGTAAATTAGCTGATGATCTAAATAATTCtaagaatttaaataattcgatttgtaaagaaaatgataaatcttccttaaaagaaaaaaatgaagataaagagTGCAGTCAATTAAAGTTAGAGGATCAGAATGAAGAAGtagatattaaacaaaatgatCAATGTTATGATGGAAAACAGAATTTAAGACtaattaaaaatgacaaaGAATTAAACAGCAATTATAATATGACTGTTTCTAAtagtaagaatgataattcTACGATTGATGAACATTCTGAGGATAAACAGAAAATTAATACAAGCACTACTATACTAAATCAATGTCAGGAAAATAGCCAACATGCAATATCAAatcttaataatgataatagtaaaactGTACAAAACTGTCTTATAATCGAtcaaaaagttaataatagtaaatgtgGTAAAAAGGTTTTAGACGATGAAATCAATTCATGTCAATCTCCAAATTTGTCTGATAATCATTCTTTAAAAAAGCAAACTGGAAAGTTGAATtcatcaaaaattatttctgataacaataatacacgtaatattaatcaatcaaCATCAGAAGCTATTAATGTGGACAGTGACATTAACGaacttttaatttctaatgatGAAAGTTCGTCAATAGTAAGTAGAGCTACGTCATTAGAGTCCACTGGCGATacaaaaaatgtaaatgatgaaagtgaaaaaagaaatttagaaATTCCAAAACCACGCAGAAGAAGACGATCAAAAAAATTGGCTGCTTTATTAGCACGAGATAATGTTCAAGAAAATAGGCAAG gAATAGAAGGGCGACAGAAACGAAGAACAGCAAAAAATGCAGAAGAAATCATAAGGAAAAAGTTCTTAGTACAGGATAGTGATGTAGAATCTAGTGATAATTCTGATAAATTTGTAACTGTAAATCATAAAGCTAATCAACACATGgaatctctttctccttcattAAAACGAAATTGTTCTGATATGGACGTAActattaatggtaataacaaaagGCTCAGAAGTTCAGAGCTCGAAGATGTTACGATAAAAGATGATCACAGGGATGATATTAAAAgtcttaattatatacataagtttTTCAGAAGAGatctcaaagaaaaattacctaaattaaaacaagaa GAACTGGAGGAACTTTTAATACAGAAAATTGTAGAGACTATAACAATGCGTGGTGAAATTGGAAGATTGAGAGAGCAAGCACGAATATCTGAAAAAAATCAGGAAGCAACGCGTACTAGGTGTCAACTATTAGCAAAACAAATTAAGGATTTTGAAATGGTTTTAAGTCGTAATGCGGCAGATCGACGGGCAAATAATGATAAACCAACTGCACCGATAAAGATTAATCGGTCTGTTGGATTAcaagttaattttattacg gaACATGGAATACAAAGTTTAAGACAGTTACATCAAAGTCCTACATTAAAATCTGTAAATATATCCACTACAATTAATTCTGTAGTTAATGAAACGAACAATAATGCACTAAatcaaagaaaaggaataaaagtaaGATCTCCCAGGAAACTTGAGACACCTATAGTTGCTCAACCTGTTACTATATCGCACAATGTAGTGCAGCCTCCACCATTAATTTCTACTGTGACTCCAACTGCTTTGGTTGTGTCTAAGAATGTTGAACCTCAACACTCTGTAAATTTGCAAAATCAACCCAATAATATTCAACAATTATTACCAAAT CAACAACAAACAGTTGTACTAAATGGAAAAGTTCCACTTCAAACAAATCGACAAAGTACAACGATTAATGTTTCTAAAACGAAGACTAATGATCTCATTGATTTAacagatgaagaagaaaaaaataaat CTACAGTAAGTATAACAAGCGTGAGCACAAGCACAGATCCAGGAGTAAACGTTAAACAGAAAACACCGCAACCCTGTTTTCCTAGAGTAATTCAAACAATTCCTGCAAATGTAGCTATAACGACTCAACCTGCTAACATCAGAGTGGTGCATACAGCGAGTCATCCAACACCAACTGCTTTAGTA aaTAATATGAACGCACCTAGATTAGCATATGTAATGCAAAGTGGAGTTGGTGCAGGAAGACAGCTATTAATAACATCAAATTCTAATCAG ATACGACCTGTAAATTCAGGTAATAGGCCACCATTTACAACTCTTGCATATAAAAATG gCATTTCAACAAATGCAAATGGTACTGTACGTGTAATAACAACATCTGCTGGTCCAAATGTACAACTAAAAAAA cATCCAGCACCTCTTCCAGACTCTCCTCATTATGCCATTAATCCTGTATCAAAACTGCCTCCGCCAGCtccttcattaaaaatatccaAAGTTGCAAATG GTATAGTGTTATCGTGGAATATGACACTTTCGGAAAAATACGCCGATATAGTTAGTTACCAATTATATGCTTATCAAGAAGTCGCAGGTGTACCTCCAAGCACAGGTCTTTGGAAAAAAGTTGGCGATGTTCGAGCTCTACCACTGCCTATGGCTTGTACTCTTACTCag AAGGTAACAATTATTACTTTGCAGTCAGAGCAGTCGATACACATTCCAGGAAAGGACAGTATAGTGCACCTGGCaatatttctttgtaaaatatga